TTATCGTAAATGGCAACCTCCGAATATCCGATAATTGTCTGATATCTCGTGGATGTACTCCTGCTAAAGCAAATGATTCGTGATAAAAAGGTACTCGCTCATACACTCTGTGTAGCGTCTCTTGCAATCTTGTCAGTTGCAACGCTTCAAGTTCTGACCGCGACATCGATTCTATCGTTGGTTGTAACGTGACTACTCCCCCCACTAAACAAATTTCATCCCTTCAAAAGGCTGTTTACAATGAGTGCAGTAATAAATTGCACGGCAAGCAGTGGGACCAAATAAACTGACGACATGTGTTTGCTCTGAACCACAATAAACGCAATGTGGAACTGTTGCACTAGAAAATTCGGCAGGGGGTGCAGCAATGCCAAATTGGTGTAATTGTAAAAGTCCTTGCTCAGACATTCGATCTGTCGTCCACGGAATATCCATGATAAATCGAACAGTCACCGTTCGTACGCCGTCTATTTTTGCTAGTTTTGTCTCTACATCTCTACGAATGAAGTCGAGAGCAGGGCATCCCATAAAAGTGGGAATCAGGTCGATCTCTACATGGCCATTTTCTTGGTGAACTTGATGCACCATTCCTAATTCAATTAAACTAATCGTTGGCATTTCAGGATCTTTTATCTCCTGTAAGCATCGTACAATTTGCTCATCTAATGTTTCAGTCCACTTACATCCTTCATCATTGTGATTTTGATCATCAACTCGATTTAGCATCTTGGTTTCCTTCTTTCTTTTTACTTTACCAAGTTGCATGTACATCAGTACCTG
This genomic stretch from Sulfoacidibacillus ferrooxidans harbors:
- the paaD gene encoding 1,2-phenylacetyl-CoA epoxidase subunit PaaD, with the translated sequence MLNRVDDQNHNDEGCKWTETLDEQIVRCLQEIKDPEMPTISLIELGMVHQVHQENGHVEIDLIPTFMGCPALDFIRRDVETKLAKIDGVRTVTVRFIMDIPWTTDRMSEQGLLQLHQFGIAAPPAEFSSATVPHCVYCGSEQTHVVSLFGPTACRAIYYCTHCKQPFEGMKFV